A DNA window from Amycolatopsis sp. DSM 110486 contains the following coding sequences:
- a CDS encoding LLM class F420-dependent oxidoreductase — translation MDLRIFTEPQQGATYDDLLRVAQATEAAGFDAFFRSDHYLKMGDGDGLPGPTDAWITLAGLARETKRIRLGTLVTAATFRHPGPLAISVAQVDQMSGGRVEFGLGAGWFDTEHTAYALTLPPLKERFDRYAEQLEIITGLWKTPVGEMFSFSGEHYTVVDSPALPKPAQSPAPPVIIGGGGKKRTPELAARFADEFNLPFASPEAALAQFERVAAAAEAVGRDPKEILRSVALTVAIGRDDAEVARRAGAISRDLGELRESGLAGTAAQVVDRIGQWREKTGITRLYLQVLDLQDLDHLEFIASDVAPQL, via the coding sequence ATGGACTTGAGGATCTTCACGGAGCCCCAGCAGGGCGCCACCTACGACGACCTCCTGCGCGTCGCCCAAGCGACCGAGGCCGCCGGTTTCGACGCGTTCTTCCGCAGCGACCACTACCTGAAGATGGGCGACGGCGACGGCCTGCCCGGGCCCACCGACGCGTGGATCACCTTGGCCGGGCTCGCCCGCGAGACCAAGCGGATCCGGCTCGGCACGCTCGTCACCGCCGCGACGTTCCGCCACCCCGGCCCGCTCGCGATCTCCGTGGCGCAGGTCGACCAGATGTCGGGCGGGCGCGTGGAGTTCGGCCTCGGCGCGGGCTGGTTCGACACCGAGCACACCGCCTACGCGCTCACGCTGCCGCCGCTGAAGGAGCGCTTCGACCGCTACGCGGAGCAGCTGGAGATCATCACCGGCCTGTGGAAGACGCCGGTGGGCGAGATGTTCTCGTTCTCAGGTGAGCACTACACCGTCGTCGACTCGCCCGCGCTGCCGAAGCCGGCGCAGTCGCCCGCGCCGCCCGTGATCATCGGCGGCGGCGGCAAGAAGCGCACGCCCGAGCTGGCCGCGCGCTTCGCCGACGAGTTCAACCTGCCGTTCGCGAGCCCGGAAGCCGCGCTGGCGCAGTTCGAGCGCGTGGCCGCCGCGGCGGAGGCCGTGGGCCGCGACCCGAAGGAGATCCTGCGTTCGGTGGCGCTCACCGTCGCGATCGGCCGCGACGACGCCGAGGTGGCGCGCCGGGCCGGGGCCATCAGCCGTGACCTCGGTGAGCTGCGCGAGTCCGGCCTGGCCGGCACGGCGGCCCAGGTCGTCGACCGCATCGGCCAGTGGCGTGAGAAGACGGGTATCACGCGGCTCTACCTGCAGGTTCTCGACCTGCAGGACCTGGACCACCTCGAGTTCATCGCCTCGGACGTGGCACCGCAGCTGTGA
- the lipB gene encoding lipoyl(octanoyl) transferase LipB has product MSSSSDSCRAATEPVVVRELGTIDYTEAWDLQRDILTARADQTGPDTLLLLEHPSVYTAGKRTEPEDRPADGTPVIDVDRGGKITWHGPGQLVGYPIIELADPIDVMHYVRRLEEALIVVCEQLGVHTGRVEGRSGVWIPADDRGIERKIAAIGIRVQRGVTMHGLELNCNADLGAFDSIVPCGLRDAGVTSLSYELQRDVTVAEVLPMVRDAVLAALEGELVVSDDRWLPRPEAPSAPGVTFALQN; this is encoded by the coding sequence GTGAGTTCTTCGAGCGATTCCTGCCGTGCCGCCACCGAACCCGTCGTAGTCCGGGAGCTCGGCACGATCGACTACACCGAGGCCTGGGACCTGCAGCGCGACATCCTCACCGCGCGCGCCGACCAGACCGGACCGGACACCCTGCTGCTGCTTGAACACCCGTCGGTCTACACCGCCGGCAAGCGCACGGAGCCCGAGGACCGGCCGGCCGACGGCACACCGGTGATCGACGTGGACCGCGGCGGCAAGATCACGTGGCACGGCCCCGGCCAGCTCGTCGGTTACCCGATCATCGAGCTCGCCGACCCGATCGACGTCATGCACTACGTACGGCGGCTCGAAGAGGCGCTGATCGTGGTGTGCGAGCAGCTCGGTGTGCACACCGGCCGCGTCGAGGGCCGCAGCGGCGTGTGGATCCCGGCCGACGACCGCGGCATCGAGCGCAAGATCGCCGCCATCGGCATCCGCGTGCAGCGCGGCGTGACCATGCACGGCCTCGAGTTGAACTGCAACGCCGACCTCGGCGCGTTCGACTCGATCGTGCCGTGCGGCCTCCGCGACGCCGGTGTCACGTCGCTGTCGTATGAACTGCAGCGCGACGTTACCGTGGCCGAGGTGCTGCCGATGGTGCGCGACGCCGTGCTGGCCGCGCTCGAAGGTGAGCTGGTCGTGAGTGACGACCGCTGGCTGCCGCGCCCGGAAGCGCCTTCGGCGCCGGGCGTCACCTTCGCCCTGCAGAACTGA
- a CDS encoding phosphatase PAP2 family protein, whose translation MTVPRVRWIATGVVLFAAFVALGLLVDRQPLQLDMEVANALRGEDTHPAGLVAGVVTNVLGPVLPWVLGVALLALVLRDRSKLSLCVRLAVVLVLCRLTSLAFKPVFLRRRPREYPDLSYPSGHVVAVASTGLVVVLVCGWFAPRFVRWAVGIAVAATVVAAACRIVLGVHWVTDTVGAALAVLGMGLVSATALRLVPFRRPDGRSLDE comes from the coding sequence ATGACCGTGCCGCGCGTCCGCTGGATCGCGACGGGCGTGGTGCTGTTCGCCGCTTTCGTCGCGCTGGGCCTACTCGTCGACCGGCAGCCGCTGCAGCTCGACATGGAGGTCGCGAATGCGTTGCGCGGCGAGGACACGCACCCCGCCGGGCTGGTCGCGGGGGTTGTCACGAACGTCCTCGGCCCCGTGCTGCCCTGGGTGCTGGGCGTCGCACTGCTCGCGCTGGTGTTGCGGGACCGCTCGAAGCTGTCGCTGTGCGTGCGGCTGGCCGTCGTGCTGGTGCTGTGCCGGCTGACGAGCCTGGCGTTCAAACCCGTGTTCCTGCGCCGGCGTCCGCGCGAGTACCCGGACCTGAGTTACCCCAGCGGCCACGTCGTCGCGGTGGCCTCGACCGGACTGGTCGTGGTGCTGGTGTGTGGCTGGTTCGCACCGCGGTTCGTCCGGTGGGCGGTGGGGATCGCCGTGGCCGCGACCGTCGTGGCAGCGGCCTGCCGGATCGTGCTGGGTGTGCATTGGGTCACGGACACCGTCGGCGCCGCGCTCGCGGTGCTGGGAATGGGCCTGGTGTCGGCGACGGCACTGCGGCTCGTGCCCTTTCGCAGGCCCGACGGGCGTAGCCTCGACGAGTGA
- a CDS encoding TIGR01777 family oxidoreductase, giving the protein MRVLIAGSGGLIGTALAARLRSAGHDVRRLVRRTARAADEHGWDPPSARIDEGAFDGVDAVVNLCGAPLLPGRWSAMRKQVLLDSRVEPTEVLAEAVAEHGVKVLVNASAVGFYGNTGSHVVDETAGTGTGFLAELCTTWESATAPAATAGARVVLVRTGLVLARKGGLLDVLRPLFGFALGGRLGDGRQFMPWISLDDEVGALVHALEHETLTGPVNLAGPAPATNAEFTKALGQALHRPAPWWVPGVALKLALGQAGEEMALYGQRAVPRRLEHTGYEFRHRTLESALAAAT; this is encoded by the coding sequence ATGCGGGTACTCATCGCGGGGTCCGGCGGGCTCATCGGCACGGCACTGGCGGCGCGGCTGCGCTCGGCCGGCCACGACGTACGCCGCCTCGTGCGGCGCACCGCGCGGGCGGCCGACGAACACGGCTGGGACCCGCCGTCGGCGCGAATCGACGAGGGCGCGTTCGACGGGGTCGACGCCGTCGTGAACCTCTGCGGCGCACCCCTGCTGCCGGGCCGCTGGAGCGCGATGCGCAAGCAGGTGCTGCTCGACAGCCGCGTCGAGCCCACGGAGGTGCTCGCCGAAGCCGTGGCCGAGCACGGCGTGAAGGTGCTGGTGAACGCCTCCGCCGTCGGCTTCTACGGCAACACCGGTTCCCACGTGGTCGACGAAACCGCCGGTACGGGCACGGGTTTCCTGGCCGAGCTCTGCACGACGTGGGAAAGCGCGACCGCCCCCGCCGCCACGGCCGGCGCCCGCGTGGTGCTCGTCCGCACCGGCCTCGTACTCGCGCGCAAGGGCGGCCTGCTCGACGTGCTGCGGCCGCTGTTCGGCTTCGCCCTCGGCGGCCGACTCGGCGACGGCCGCCAGTTCATGCCGTGGATCTCGCTCGACGACGAGGTCGGCGCCCTCGTCCACGCGCTGGAGCACGAAACGCTGACCGGCCCGGTCAACCTCGCCGGCCCCGCGCCCGCCACCAACGCAGAGTTCACGAAAGCCCTCGGCCAAGCCCTGCACCGGCCGGCGCCGTGGTGGGTTCCGGGGGTCGCGCTGAAGCTCGCGCTCGGGCAGGCCGGCGAGGAAATGGCGTTGTACGGCCAGCGCGCCGTTCCACGGCGGCTGGAGCACACGGGTTACGAGTTCCGCCACCGCACTCTGGAGAGCGCGCTGGCCGCCGCGACATGA
- the sucB gene encoding 2-oxoglutarate dehydrogenase, E2 component, dihydrolipoamide succinyltransferase gives MAYSVTLPELGESVTEGTVTRWLKQEGDTVAVDEPLLEISTDKVDTEVPSPVAGTLVKISAGEDETVEVGGELAVIDDGTGGVPAAAEPPAAPAQEAAPEPQAAPEPTPAPAAQAPQAEAPSRPDTAPASGGQGTEVKLPELGESVTEGTVTRWLKQVGDPVEVDEPLLEISTDKVDTEVPSPVAGTVLEIRAGEDETVEVGGVLAVIGAAGAAPAAAPAPAAPAPAAPAPAPVQESKPAPAPAPAAPVPAAPAPAAAAPAAKAEDNGSADGPYVTPLVRKLASEHDIDLATLTGSGVGGRIRKQDVLAAAEAKQKAATPAPAAAAPAPAAQAPAAAAPSAPAAVSPDIAALRGTVQKASRIRQITATKTRESLQISAQLTQVHEVDVTKIAKLRQRAKAAFREREGVNLTFLPFFAKATVEALKQHPNVNASYNEDTKEITYHGAVHLGIAVDTDRGLLSVVIHDAGELSLAGLAHRIADLAARARANHIKPDELTGGTFTVTNIGSNGALFDTPIIVQPQSGMLGTGAVVKRPVVVSDAEGNDTIAVRSMVFLPLTYDHRLVDGADAGRFLTTIKQRLEEGKFEDELGL, from the coding sequence ATGGCCTACTCCGTCACGTTGCCGGAGCTCGGTGAGAGCGTCACAGAAGGCACCGTCACCCGGTGGTTGAAGCAGGAAGGCGACACCGTCGCGGTCGACGAGCCGTTGCTCGAGATCTCCACCGACAAGGTCGACACCGAGGTCCCGTCCCCCGTGGCCGGCACCCTGGTGAAGATCAGCGCCGGTGAGGACGAGACCGTCGAGGTCGGCGGCGAGCTCGCGGTGATCGACGACGGCACCGGCGGCGTCCCCGCCGCTGCCGAGCCGCCCGCCGCGCCGGCGCAGGAAGCCGCTCCGGAACCGCAGGCGGCGCCCGAGCCGACGCCGGCGCCCGCCGCGCAGGCTCCTCAGGCCGAGGCCCCGTCGCGCCCGGACACCGCGCCGGCGTCGGGTGGCCAGGGCACCGAGGTGAAGCTGCCCGAGCTGGGCGAGAGCGTCACCGAGGGCACCGTGACCCGCTGGCTCAAGCAGGTCGGCGACCCGGTCGAGGTCGACGAGCCGCTGCTCGAGATCTCCACGGACAAGGTCGACACCGAGGTCCCGTCGCCGGTCGCCGGCACGGTGCTCGAGATCCGCGCCGGTGAGGACGAGACCGTCGAGGTCGGCGGGGTTCTCGCGGTGATCGGTGCCGCGGGTGCGGCTCCGGCCGCCGCCCCGGCGCCCGCCGCTCCGGCCCCGGCTGCCCCGGCTCCGGCCCCGGTTCAGGAGAGCAAGCCCGCTCCTGCCCCGGCGCCTGCCGCGCCCGTCCCGGCGGCTCCGGCTCCGGCCGCGGCTGCCCCGGCCGCCAAGGCCGAGGACAACGGTTCGGCCGACGGCCCGTACGTCACGCCGCTGGTGCGCAAGCTCGCGTCCGAGCACGACATCGACCTGGCGACGCTGACCGGCAGCGGTGTCGGCGGCCGCATCCGCAAGCAGGACGTGCTCGCGGCGGCCGAGGCCAAGCAGAAGGCGGCCACTCCGGCGCCCGCGGCTGCTGCCCCGGCCCCGGCCGCGCAGGCCCCGGCCGCGGCTGCCCCGTCGGCTCCGGCCGCGGTCTCGCCGGACATCGCCGCCCTGCGCGGCACGGTGCAGAAGGCCAGCCGGATCCGGCAGATCACGGCCACCAAGACCCGCGAGTCGCTGCAGATTTCCGCGCAGCTCACGCAGGTGCACGAGGTGGACGTGACGAAGATCGCCAAGCTGCGCCAGCGCGCGAAGGCGGCCTTCCGCGAGCGCGAGGGCGTGAACCTCACGTTCCTGCCGTTCTTCGCGAAGGCCACAGTCGAGGCGCTCAAGCAGCACCCGAACGTCAACGCGTCCTACAACGAGGACACGAAGGAGATCACCTACCACGGCGCCGTGCACCTGGGCATCGCGGTGGACACCGACCGCGGCCTGCTGTCGGTCGTGATCCACGACGCGGGTGAGCTGAGCCTGGCCGGTCTCGCGCACCGTATCGCCGACCTGGCGGCGCGGGCCCGGGCCAACCACATCAAGCCGGACGAGCTGACCGGTGGCACCTTCACCGTCACGAACATCGGCAGCAACGGCGCCCTGTTCGACACGCCGATCATCGTGCAGCCGCAGTCCGGCATGCTCGGCACCGGCGCCGTCGTGAAGCGCCCGGTCGTCGTGTCCGACGCCGAGGGCAATGACACGATCGCCGTCCGCTCGATGGTGTTCCTGCCGCTGACCTACGACCACCGCCTGGTCGACGGCGCCGACGCCGGCCGCTTCCTCACGACGATCAAGCAGCGTCTGGAAGAGGGCAAGTTCGAGGACGAGCTCGGCCTCTGA
- the lpdA gene encoding dihydrolipoyl dehydrogenase, with amino-acid sequence MSDTSADLVILGGGSGGYAAAFRAAELGLSVTLIEKDKLGGTCLHRGCIPTKALLHAAEVADETRESESVGVKAVFEGIDIAGVNKYKDGVVARLYKGLQGLAKAHKVNLVEGTGTFVGGTTVEVEGTRYTGKNVILATGSYSRTLPGLELGGRIIASEQALALDWVPKKVVVLGGGVIGVEFASVWASFGVDVTVVEALPRLVPAEDEFASKQLERAFRRRKIAFKTGVRFTGAKQDDNGVSVSLESGETIDADLLLVAVGRGPNSAGHGYEEAGVQIDRGFVLTDDRLRTNLPNVYAVGDIVPGLQLAHRGFQQGIFVAEEIAGLAPRVIDEKGIPRVTYSHPEVASVGLTESQAKEKYGNDVTTYTYDLGGNGKSQILKTSGGVKLVKAPDGPVVGVHMVGDRVGELIGEAQLVYNWEAFPEDVAPLIHAHPTQTEALGEAFLALAGKPLHVHS; translated from the coding sequence GTGAGCGACACCTCCGCCGACCTTGTGATCCTGGGAGGCGGATCGGGCGGCTACGCCGCGGCTTTCCGCGCGGCCGAGCTGGGCCTTTCCGTCACGCTGATCGAGAAGGACAAGCTGGGCGGGACCTGCCTGCACCGTGGGTGCATCCCGACCAAGGCCCTGCTCCACGCCGCCGAAGTCGCCGACGAAACTCGCGAATCGGAGTCGGTCGGGGTCAAGGCCGTGTTCGAAGGCATCGACATCGCTGGGGTCAACAAGTACAAGGACGGCGTCGTCGCCCGCCTGTACAAGGGCCTCCAGGGTCTGGCCAAGGCCCACAAGGTCAACCTGGTCGAGGGCACCGGCACGTTCGTCGGTGGCACGACCGTCGAGGTCGAGGGCACCCGCTACACGGGCAAGAACGTCATCCTCGCCACCGGTTCGTACTCGCGGACCCTGCCCGGCCTGGAGCTCGGCGGCCGGATCATCGCCAGCGAGCAGGCGCTCGCGCTCGACTGGGTGCCGAAGAAGGTCGTGGTGCTCGGCGGCGGCGTGATCGGCGTGGAGTTCGCGAGCGTCTGGGCCTCCTTCGGCGTCGACGTCACCGTGGTCGAGGCTCTGCCGCGCCTGGTGCCCGCCGAGGACGAGTTCGCCTCCAAGCAGCTCGAGCGCGCGTTCCGCCGCCGCAAGATCGCCTTCAAGACCGGCGTGCGGTTCACCGGCGCGAAGCAGGACGACAACGGCGTGAGCGTTTCGCTGGAGTCCGGCGAGACCATCGACGCCGACCTGCTGCTGGTCGCCGTCGGCCGCGGCCCGAACTCCGCGGGCCACGGCTACGAGGAGGCCGGCGTCCAGATCGACCGCGGTTTCGTCCTCACCGACGACCGCCTGCGCACGAACCTGCCGAACGTCTACGCCGTCGGCGATATCGTGCCGGGACTGCAGCTGGCCCACCGCGGCTTCCAGCAGGGCATCTTCGTCGCCGAGGAGATCGCCGGGCTCGCCCCGCGCGTGATCGACGAGAAGGGCATCCCGCGCGTCACCTACTCGCACCCCGAGGTCGCCTCGGTCGGGCTCACCGAGTCGCAGGCCAAGGAGAAGTACGGCAACGACGTCACCACCTACACCTACGACCTCGGCGGCAACGGCAAGAGCCAGATCCTCAAGACCTCCGGTGGCGTGAAGCTGGTCAAGGCGCCCGACGGCCCGGTCGTCGGCGTGCACATGGTGGGCGACCGCGTCGGCGAGCTGATCGGCGAAGCGCAGCTCGTCTACAACTGGGAGGCGTTCCCGGAGGACGTCGCCCCCCTCATCCACGCGCACCCCACCCAGACCGAGGCCCTCGGTGAAGCGTTCCTCGCCCTCGCGGGCAAGCCGCTGCACGTGCACAGCTGA
- a CDS encoding oxidoreductase: protein MVGVGIFDSLRRRGRGGRRPGTMRKATSEDTRHLEEWAASRRGVEAYVEPRTTVTEATVVLIAHDGEWTRRRIGSLQAALHFGEKRSIPVYEVSRVGYPKRMREYTERKKRGQV, encoded by the coding sequence GTGGTCGGAGTGGGGATCTTCGACTCGCTGCGTCGGCGAGGCCGAGGCGGCAGACGTCCGGGAACGATGCGCAAGGCCACCTCCGAAGACACCCGTCACCTGGAGGAATGGGCCGCGTCGCGGCGTGGCGTGGAGGCGTACGTCGAGCCCCGCACCACCGTGACGGAAGCCACTGTGGTCCTCATCGCCCACGACGGCGAGTGGACCCGCCGGCGCATCGGCAGCCTCCAGGCGGCACTGCACTTCGGCGAGAAGCGGTCGATTCCCGTGTACGAGGTGTCGCGGGTCGGCTACCCCAAGCGCATGCGTGAATACACGGAGCGGAAGAAGCGCGGCCAGGTCTAG
- a CDS encoding SMI1/KNR4 family protein, with protein sequence MDRDAYLEAAIRDVLTSDEPTLDRRVGHAALLLATAGADADRLVTHWRAVTGRPVTQLADDAVRARAWAMLFEARGNRPQWADELIPLDLDAEESAHQAFLTRRVSDLDGVFDGSPVAGVVSALAPGRPDRVRTALAEGDLEAWAELVAQHPAPDVAALAATRALASRLVAGADPLDLGSEWPGQCAGALVAALRERYPTQPDSWPELVAAIMRERGQTAPPPASEGDLQEAERRLATALPADYREFLRTTNGLPDDVTFPRLLPAHELRADNGVVIVSDPALVLLTATGHAVEVDLAFGSTAHPTFRALLEHHLGLLEACR encoded by the coding sequence ATGGACCGTGACGCCTACCTCGAAGCCGCGATCCGCGACGTCCTCACCTCCGACGAGCCGACCCTCGACCGCCGCGTCGGGCACGCCGCTCTGCTGCTCGCCACAGCGGGCGCCGACGCCGACCGGCTCGTCACGCACTGGCGCGCGGTCACGGGCCGCCCGGTCACGCAGCTCGCCGACGACGCCGTGCGGGCGCGCGCGTGGGCGATGCTGTTCGAGGCGCGCGGCAACCGTCCACAGTGGGCGGACGAACTCATCCCCCTCGATCTCGACGCGGAAGAGTCGGCGCACCAAGCCTTCCTGACCCGCCGGGTGTCCGATCTGGACGGTGTCTTCGACGGCTCCCCCGTCGCGGGCGTCGTGTCCGCACTCGCCCCGGGCCGCCCCGACCGCGTGCGCACGGCCCTGGCGGAGGGCGACCTCGAGGCGTGGGCGGAGCTCGTTGCCCAGCACCCGGCCCCGGACGTCGCCGCCCTGGCCGCGACGCGCGCGCTGGCCTCACGGCTCGTCGCCGGCGCCGATCCGCTGGACCTCGGCTCGGAGTGGCCCGGCCAGTGCGCCGGCGCCCTGGTCGCCGCGCTGCGCGAGCGCTACCCGACGCAGCCGGACAGCTGGCCGGAGCTCGTCGCGGCGATCATGCGCGAACGCGGCCAGACGGCCCCGCCACCGGCGTCCGAAGGAGACCTCCAAGAGGCCGAACGCCGGCTCGCCACGGCATTGCCCGCCGACTACCGCGAGTTCCTCCGCACAACGAACGGCCTCCCCGACGACGTCACCTTCCCGCGCCTGCTGCCCGCGCACGAACTCCGCGCCGACAACGGAGTCGTCATCGTGTCCGACCCCGCACTCGTGCTGCTGACCGCGACCGGCCACGCCGTGGAGGTCGACCTCGCGTTCGGCAGTACCGCGCACCCGACATTCCGCGCGCTGCTCGAACACCACCTCGGTCTGCTCGAAGCCTGCCGCTAG
- a CDS encoding leucyl aminopeptidase, protein MTVPKLALSENTEAALAKTRADVVVIGTLQGEDGPVLAAGAAVADAAFDGKLAEVLATLGATGKAEQVVKLPTLGKLAAGVVLAVGLGKATDGAVTAEQVRRAAGAAARALAGTERAFVTLSALDLQAAVEGTALGAYTFTEYRSAKGDAPLAKADFVSPEDGTAREHKATLKAANAIAESVIITRDLINTPPNDLFPASFADRAKKLAEDNGLDFEVLDEKQLKRKGFGGILGVGGGSERPPRLLRVGWKPAKASKRVALVGKGITFDSGGISIKPAAGMDHMTSDMSGAAAVLASVVLAAKLKYPLEVTAHIPLAENLPSGSSYRPGDVLTMYGGKTVEVLNTDAEGRLVLADAMVRAAEENPDYLIETATLTGAQVVALGNRTAGVMGSDEFRDRVASIMQATGEGGWAMPLPEELRADLDSRLADLANVTGHRWGGMLAAGLFLKEFVAEGLPWAHIDVAGPAFNTGGPWGYTGKGGTGVPVRTIAAVLADIADRG, encoded by the coding sequence GTGACCGTGCCGAAGCTTGCCCTGTCCGAGAACACCGAGGCGGCGCTCGCCAAGACCCGCGCCGACGTGGTGGTGATCGGCACCCTCCAGGGCGAGGACGGCCCGGTGCTCGCCGCGGGCGCCGCGGTCGCCGACGCCGCGTTCGACGGCAAACTCGCCGAGGTGCTCGCCACGCTCGGCGCCACCGGCAAGGCCGAGCAGGTCGTGAAGCTGCCCACACTGGGCAAGCTCGCCGCCGGCGTCGTGCTGGCCGTGGGCCTGGGCAAGGCGACCGACGGTGCCGTGACGGCCGAGCAGGTCCGCCGCGCCGCCGGTGCAGCCGCGCGGGCGCTGGCCGGCACGGAGCGCGCGTTCGTCACGCTCTCCGCGCTCGACCTGCAGGCCGCCGTCGAAGGCACCGCGCTCGGCGCGTACACCTTCACCGAGTACCGCTCCGCGAAGGGCGACGCCCCGCTGGCCAAGGCCGACTTCGTCAGCCCGGAGGACGGCACCGCGCGCGAGCACAAGGCGACGCTGAAGGCCGCCAACGCCATCGCGGAGTCGGTGATCATCACCCGCGACCTGATCAACACCCCGCCCAACGACCTGTTCCCGGCCTCGTTCGCCGACCGGGCGAAGAAGCTCGCCGAGGACAACGGCCTCGACTTCGAGGTGCTCGATGAGAAGCAGCTCAAGCGCAAGGGCTTCGGCGGCATCCTGGGCGTCGGCGGCGGTTCCGAGCGTCCGCCGCGCCTGCTGCGCGTGGGCTGGAAGCCGGCCAAGGCGAGCAAGCGCGTGGCACTGGTCGGCAAGGGCATCACGTTCGACTCGGGCGGCATCTCGATCAAGCCGGCCGCGGGCATGGACCACATGACCTCGGACATGTCGGGTGCCGCCGCGGTGCTGGCGTCGGTCGTGCTGGCCGCGAAGCTGAAGTACCCGCTCGAGGTCACCGCGCACATCCCGCTGGCGGAGAACCTGCCCTCGGGCAGCTCCTACCGCCCGGGCGACGTCCTGACCATGTACGGCGGCAAGACCGTCGAGGTCCTCAACACCGACGCCGAGGGCCGTCTGGTCCTGGCCGACGCGATGGTGCGCGCCGCCGAGGAGAACCCCGACTACCTCATCGAGACCGCCACCCTCACCGGCGCGCAGGTGGTGGCGCTCGGCAACCGCACCGCCGGCGTGATGGGCTCCGACGAGTTCCGCGACCGCGTCGCGAGCATCATGCAGGCCACCGGCGAGGGTGGCTGGGCCATGCCGCTGCCCGAGGAGCTGCGCGCCGACCTCGACTCCCGCCTGGCCGACCTGGCCAACGTCACGGGCCACCGCTGGGGCGGCATGCTCGCGGCCGGCCTGTTCCTCAAGGAGTTCGTGGCCGAGGGCCTGCCGTGGGCCCACATCGACGTCGCGGGCCCCGCCTTCAACACCGGCGGCCCCTGGGGCTACACCGGCAAGGGCGGCACGGGCGTCCCCGTCCGCACCATCGCCGCCGTTCTGGCCGACATCGCCGACCGCGGCTGA
- a CDS encoding sulfatase: protein MRLGGGLLVVLAVGAAGAGYWVLAGVVLAAIAAGVTARLPELGETQVERWTGGITRLALVAVQAIVFGAYVVPAQPAYAAAGLVVVVAVADFAGLRLPATLVRWLTIVLIAAAVVLIVLCAVVAPVVTSSPIAAPDVAGVIVAAVVTLPFLLPVAADRVTLRALTLGGLAVLVTIVALVQLGPDRLGLSATSIRDLLYAADAGQLQPLLTVVVVLATVPAALTTYTDARERYAPDKGWLAAAGAVVTLAAALFATPYAVLVVAGLGTVLELVLRARRYRDAHARE from the coding sequence GTGCGACTCGGGGGCGGGCTCCTCGTGGTGCTGGCGGTGGGGGCCGCCGGGGCCGGCTACTGGGTGCTGGCGGGCGTCGTGCTCGCGGCGATCGCCGCCGGTGTCACGGCCCGGCTGCCCGAGCTCGGCGAAACGCAGGTCGAGCGCTGGACCGGCGGGATCACGCGGCTGGCACTGGTGGCCGTGCAGGCGATCGTGTTCGGCGCGTATGTCGTCCCGGCGCAACCCGCGTACGCGGCGGCCGGGCTCGTGGTCGTGGTCGCCGTGGCCGATTTCGCCGGCCTGCGGCTGCCCGCCACCTTGGTCCGCTGGCTCACGATCGTGCTGATCGCCGCCGCGGTGGTGCTGATCGTGCTGTGCGCCGTGGTGGCCCCGGTCGTGACGTCCTCGCCGATCGCCGCGCCGGACGTCGCCGGGGTCATCGTGGCGGCGGTGGTCACGCTGCCGTTCCTGCTGCCGGTCGCCGCGGACCGCGTCACCCTTCGCGCGCTGACGCTCGGCGGGCTCGCGGTGCTGGTCACTATCGTCGCGCTCGTGCAGCTCGGCCCGGACCGGCTCGGCCTTTCGGCCACGTCGATCCGCGACCTCCTCTACGCCGCCGACGCGGGTCAGCTGCAGCCGCTGCTCACCGTGGTCGTCGTGCTCGCGACGGTCCCCGCTGCCCTCACCACGTACACCGACGCCCGCGAGCGGTACGCGCCGGACAAGGGCTGGCTCGCCGCCGCGGGAGCCGTCGTCACGCTGGCCGCGGCGCTGTTCGCGACGCCGTACGCGGTGCTGGTCGTGGCCGGGCTCGGCACCGTACTGGAACTGGTGCTGCGGGCCCGCCGCTACCGTGACGCCCATGCCCGCGAGTGA
- a CDS encoding DUF402 domain-containing protein, whose amino-acid sequence MPASDHLWEPGETVVERFLRPDGSIGQHHPLRVVSDDGQVLLGWLPMGTPIVGSRLADGRTMGEAPLEERFRVPRVPVPDTWRGTSTLRMIPEGQWSSVWWFFEPDGTFRDWYVNLEIPLGRTASGPDRIDGVLDVVVTPGTGWRWDDEDEAEEALAVGRLTAEQLDRLRAEGERIGALADAGAFPFDGTHTDFRPDLSWPAPELPAALL is encoded by the coding sequence ATGCCCGCGAGTGATCACCTCTGGGAGCCGGGGGAGACCGTCGTCGAACGGTTCCTGCGGCCCGACGGCAGCATCGGCCAGCACCACCCCTTGCGCGTGGTGTCCGACGACGGGCAGGTGCTGCTCGGCTGGCTCCCGATGGGCACGCCGATCGTCGGCAGCCGGCTCGCCGACGGCCGCACGATGGGCGAGGCCCCGCTGGAAGAGCGCTTCCGCGTGCCGCGCGTGCCGGTGCCCGACACGTGGCGCGGCACTTCGACGCTGCGGATGATTCCCGAGGGCCAGTGGTCCTCGGTGTGGTGGTTCTTCGAGCCGGACGGCACGTTCCGCGACTGGTACGTGAATCTCGAGATTCCGCTCGGACGCACCGCGAGCGGCCCGGACCGCATCGACGGCGTGCTCGACGTAGTGGTGACACCGGGTACCGGCTGGCGCTGGGACGACGAGGACGAGGCCGAAGAAGCACTCGCCGTCGGCAGGCTCACGGCCGAGCAGCTCGACCGGCTGCGCGCGGAGGGGGAGCGGATCGGGGCATTGGCCGACGCCGGCGCGTTCCCGTTCGACGGCACGCACACGGACTTCCGGCCGGACCTGTCGTGGCCCGCGCCGGAGCTGCCGGCCGCTCTGCTGTGA